A window from Gossypium raimondii isolate GPD5lz chromosome 7, ASM2569854v1, whole genome shotgun sequence encodes these proteins:
- the LOC105793460 gene encoding uncharacterized protein LOC105793460: protein MFGRSSVLAKGSSLRYFSSSSSSGVLKIGDVLRQTRTFSNDDVGQYSKLSHDVNPLHFDSESARAAGFEDRLVHGLLVASLFPWIISSHFPGAIYVSQSLHFRSPVYVGDEIVGEVKAISIKQSKKRYIAKLSTKCLKNGELLVLDGEAMAILPTLALEHDSRRS, encoded by the exons ATGTTTGGTAGGAGTTCTGTTTTAGCCAAAGGGTCTTCGTTGAGATACTTTTCTTCATCGTCGTCATCAGGTGTACTTAAAATTGGAGATGTTTTAAGGCAAACAAGAACATTCTCAAATGACGATGTTGGCCAGTATTCTAAACTGAGTCATGATGTAAATCCTTTGCACTTTGATTCTGAGTCTGCTCGAGCTGCTGGGTTTGAAGATCGGCTTGTCCATGGCTTGCTTGTTGCATCACTGTTTCCTTGGATTATTTCCTCCCACTTT CCTGGAGCTATATATGTTTCCCAAAGCTTGCACTTCAGGTCTCCTGTTTACGTTGGAGATGAAATTGTGGGTGAGGTAAAAGCTATCAGCATTAAACAAAGCAAGAAGAGATACAT AGCAAAACTATCAACAAAGTGCTTAAAGAATGGCGAGCTTCTTGTTCTTGATGGTGAGGCCATGGCAATTCTACCAACTCTAGCTCTGGAACATGATAGTAGAAGAAGCTGA